In Besnoitia besnoiti strain Bb-Ger1 chromosome I, whole genome shotgun sequence, the genomic window GCTACCGAACGTGAACACCAATGCGTCGACCGATACCCTGTGCCAAGCAGGCGGAATTAATCAGTGGCTTTATCGCACTACAGCAGAAAAGCTTGAACAGTCATCCCCACGACGTCGTGCATTCGTTTAACAACTCCGAAGAACGTCCCAAGCTCAATTTGACTTTCCCCCCCTCCGAATGCCTCGACCTGCTCACCGACGACCACCGCCGCCCACAACGCCGGATAGACGGCCAAGAGACGCGTCTCGACGATCCTTGGCATCAGTTAGTTGAGTTCGTCGGACAAGCATACTCAGCAGGTCAATCCTTGTGTGCAATGCTCGAATATGCGTACAATCTGCCGTTTAAGGTACCCTCAGCTCGCAGGAAAtcccgcagcgcgccgttCCCTGCGCTGGGGAGGGCACATTCCCCGTGGCAGGCTGTACGGCGGCCTCCCCTGATTTCGCCAGAGACGATATCGATAATAACTTGCCAAACCGTGGAAACAGGGTGGGGAAACAATGCAACTAGAGCTTCTCATCAAATGAAACGAGGACCGGTGTAGAGCCCCACACAACTACAAATGCACACACGAGGTAAAGTGCTGGCTGCTTGTTGTTGTTCTGCAGACCAATGGTAACCCGCGTGCGCGACCTGTGGTCAACCGGAAAGCGGATGGAAGGGCCGTCTCCAGGGATTCGAAGAGGCCGCACGGTCAAAAGATATTGAGAAACATCATTTAACGGCGACCAGTGGAAGTTCCACTCAAAACTAAGCGAAACATGGAATTTGATCATTGAGGAGTTGCTCGCGCGGAGTGTATGATAATCGCGTCACTGCTGTTGGTGATTGCGCCACCGTCCACCGCCCACCACTGCTGGACGCTGCCAAGCGAATTTGAATAGAGTaccgccgtcgcgcgagaccgccgcgcggctcacCATGGCGACAGTGTGTCTCGACCGTTGCGTTTCCCACGTTGGCGACGCAACAGCGAGAAGACAGTCTGTAGAGGCCTAAAAAATGGCTTCTGGCTTCCTTGTTCGCCTGCCACCAACAACACTAAATTTTGTTGCTTTAATAACCATTGCAGAGACTCAGAAGTGGTTTAGTTGGTCATGTCGCCTGCGTGCTGGAAGGCGAAAACTTCGGATAGTCAAAGCGACGGGGACATACGCGTGATGAGGGTGTCGGTATTTGGGAGACGCGGTGATGCTGTGTACCGCCCTCCGCTGATGTGGGGAGGATGGCATGAGGCACATGGAAGGAAACACGTGCCTGCACACCAGATGCGGAAAATGTTAGAGTTTGCTCAGCGGGAAGGGGAAGCACTGGGAGTTTGCATACCGGTCAGTCGGCGTGATGGACCTGCCCTCGTACAATGAGGCAGCGCGACGTGTGATTGCGGCACCACCTCGCGGATGTGCAGCCGAAATTAGTCACAAGAGGGGGAACATGACCGTATAGCAAGCGGGTCGAGTGGCTTTCTATTCGGTGGCAGTCGTATCACCAGCATTAATACGTCTTACACGCCAGCGAATCAGTGACGCCGCTACTCAGGATCAAGTTTCGTGTGGCATACCAGTGACTCGGACCCGCCTCGGGCAACCACATTCGAACGTGACAGTAAGCGTGCCAGCAACAGACAGAAACAAATTGTGTTCGCGTTGTTTCTCGTCGAAGGAAAGCACTTCACATTGAGGACAGAGGATCAAGGCAAGGGGAAAAGGAAGTTCCCCGAAACCTCGCAGCAGCACGGCGCGGATAGCTGCGCATGGAGGGAGAAGGCAGTTTTTACGCTTAGCCAAGTACCATGGGAAAAAACCTGAGTTTCGATCGCGCTGCTCCGCAGTAGCTCACTACGtggcctcgcctccgttATGCACAGTACTCAGAACCACCAGCTTCAGTATTACGATCAGTTTCTGGAGTGAGTGCTTTAGCGGAGTGTACATGGTATTCCGGAGTCATGATCGCCGCAGGAGTAGTATGAGCTGCACGAACACCAGCTGGATATCCTTGGTGAACGGCAGCATTAGGAGGCTCCGGCGCGTACACAGTGACTTGCCCAGACCGTAATGAAGCGTCCTTTAAGACTTTTCGCACACACAAAGCTGTTAGGGCTACCATTGCAAACAAACAAAACATCCCCGCAATGATTGTGAATGTGCGAAGTGAGTCTGTTGCCTGTTGGGCCTCCATGCGTTTGTGAACCGAGGGAATCGTGCTGCAGTCGTCACAGTATCTGAATCTCTTGGAACCTGCTTTGCGTGAACACTCCCGCCCGTTACCACTCTTCGGCACCAAAATTTTGTACGTCTGAAAATGGAAGCAGTCATTAATAAACTCTCCATCAGGGCCGCGGTCAAGCTTGAAATCGTCGTCGGTGTCGTGGTGAGTTGCGTGGCCTTCCAGCGGCTCACACACAGACCACGGACCGTACTCTCCTTGGCAGTCAGTGTCTGAAGGCAAGACAGGAAGACTGACGGCTGATGCTACAAAGGCACCATCACTGGAGTGTTTGCCCCCATTCGCGGGGCAGTTCCGAGTGCGCTACCGTCAGCTTTCCAATGAGGCACCCCGCGCTGCCACGCACTCtcccgccgtctgcgccatCGACTTTTTTCCAAGCAGGCGAGCACGATATCCCCGGTGGTCACGCTTTCTGCTGTCTGTCTCGAGCCTGCTGGTGGATACTACGGGATGGAACCAACTGCACCCCTTCAACAGCATTTGCCCGAGGAGGTCGGAATCACTTCGGGTACAACACGTAATCAGGAGTAACGCTCTACATTGCACCCTTCTTACGGGTGGGCAAGTGTGGGCGAGATACTATAAACACATCGCTGACGGCAGCCGAAGCTCCCACGTGGAAGTTTAATATTTTTTATGCATGTATGAGAAACGATGGGTCCCTGCATGTGATGTTCCGTGTAGGGCCGATATGGCGCGGCTCAATCGCCCTCACCTGGCTCCGCAttagcgagagagagaccaGAAAAGATAAATATAGCGATGGCGGGTAAAAAGACCTTCATCATGTGGGGAGTTCAAATCGTATAGTGACCCACGTATGAGGAAACCTGCTGAAGACGGCACGCGGATTCGTGTCAAGCACGAAACAGACACGACTTAGTGACCGCGTACGGTCTCAAACCACAAACTGTTCACTCCTTGTAGGAAGAAAGATACGGGTGTTTTGCCGAACGCATCAGAATAAAAAAATGCCGTAGACTACGTTCTCACGCGAGATACCCCTTCGCGACCCAAGTGCGCAATTTCTTCGTAGCGGGCGGTTGTCGAGGATGACATCTTGGAGCAGACGAAAACAAATTCAGCAGGAGCGAAGGGAAACACTCGTCTATTCCCATCTATCTATCGAGCTGCAGCAACGACGTTGCCAGCCCAAGAGAGTGCCTACTGTAACTGTATGCCTCAGCGTCCCCTGAGGTCAGGCAGCCAAAAACGACGGTGGACAAGGGAGGCGTTGTGGAGAGCTTGTTACCTCTTGTAAATCGTAGCAGTTAATGTAGTGGCGAACACCTTCAACTACTCTGTCCTGGATACGTACCATACTTATCCCAGGCTAGACGAGTTTCGCAGCACCTCTACAGCAAAGAATCGGTCCTGTTACTCGCTGCTGGCGAGCACAACCAGGTAGTTAGCATCGTCAAAAGCGCACAAAGTTCACTGTTCTGTCAAGGCCGCGTCTTCCCTTTGCGTTTGTCAGCGTCGACCAAGATGGCTCTTTTTTCTATTTTTGTCACCGTGGTTCTTGGTTTGACAAGCGTCTCATCGGCGCAAGACATCGATCTCGCCGACTTATTTGCGTCTGGCGGGTCCCCAACCGGTATGCTCTTCGAGCTGCTTGGAGACGAGGATAACTACCGCGTACGTGATGTACTTCAGCAGATCCCTGGTGGGATGCTCACGCAGTCGGACGAATTCAAGCAGAGCAGCGCTACCATCGCTGACACCGCCGGCTTCGACTGCAACCTCACAGACATCGATCCTGCTTGCTTCCTCGAGGAGTTTGCCGGTAAGTCAGGGAAACCGTAGAAACGATCAACAGATTACTCAAACGTCTgggcaggcgccgccagcagggaGAGACACACGCTTATGAAAAGAACTTGGCGGAAAAAATCGTCTTGGTGCCGGGCTCCTGCCGTCTGCAATTTATTGCCAGGCACCTGCTCAACGTGCGACTGGTGTGATGTGAGGCGACAGCAAGAGCTGACGGGGATCAGGGACTCCGTTGGTGCTTGTGTGCTAGAAGCACTTTGTTATTTGTGGCTAAGTCAGCATGCGGAGATACTGCCGGCCCAGTCAGTGGCAAGTCATGAATCTTACTCCGATGATATAGGTATATCCGTTTTGTACCAGCTAACCGTGACACACTGTCGACCAGCCCGAAAGTACGCAATGCTGCACCCTACTCTGCGACAGCAGACCCGTGCCATCGGAAGCATCGCCTCAGCGCCTAGTACACGCATCTTGTAGCATGAGCAAGGCGTTCTGCATAAACTCACCCAACCCGTCGCCGCACATTCAACGCTACCAAAAACTACAGCGTAACACGTGGTGTAGCGCCACATTTGAGCCTGAAAGTACTGTATCACCGTGCTGTGCGCATGGCGTGCAGGTAGGGTTGGAGCTTCTTGGAAAACTCAAGACATCGACACCCAGAAAGCTTCCGACCTTGTAGCACGGTTTCTTCAGCCTCATGGTCTAACAATGTCCGGCGCCGTTGCAATCTGCGTAATTTCGCCTGCCGCCATGCCGTTCCTCGTAGACAGCGAGGCCTCCGAACTTTCCACGGCTGACGTTATCAATGGGGCCAAGGCTGCGTGCAGGAAATCAGCCTGATGACCTAACGCTTTTTAAAATGGCCCCGATGTCTGCTTGTGGCAACACAGACTTGCCGTCGGTATTTGCTGAGGTTACATACCATCCCCCAAGTACCGGTCCCCCCTGGCAGAGATTCGGTGCCATAGGGGCGACTCAGCCGTCATAATCTCAGGTCCTAGAGAAGAGAGACTATCAAGCCTGGCAAGTGCGACAAACCCCAACTTCTTTCATCTCCGAGAACCTCAACACTGCTCATGCTCAGCCGAATATGGTGAACTGTACAACCTAACCTGCAACATCTGGGTCATTGAACTGAGGCGCAAATATTCTTCGCTATAATATGGTGATCTCTTCGCAGTTAATGTAAGCAGAAAGCCGAAAAAGCTCCAGCTGGGACCGAATACAGTTGCACATCGCACCACAGCACTGCCGTTTCTCTCGGAAAGGATCGCAACATAATGAAACCTGGACGAGTGTCTAGCCGCGCCCCACCCACACAGAAACTGGATGGGGAGTACACGCCTATGTTTCAGTGGAGTTTTAGATGCTCTATGATTATTTACACTGCCGCCGCACGACCGATCGCTGTCGCAGTGGACATATCTGCATATATCTGCGTAGCCCTCAATAGCGGGGACTAGCCACGCCGGCAGCCTAAACTAGCAGGTATACTGAAGCTCGAACACTTGAAGAAGCTAAAGAAATGGAGAGCCTGCTTTGTCCGGAACCCCCTGGACAGAACAGGGACCGAAGTGAAATGACGCGGGTGCTTCTATTCCTTCTGTGCGGATTAGCTGCGCAATGACCGAGGAGGCTCATCGTTCGACAGACATTAAGAGCACCACCGATATCACTTTTTGAATGGTGAAAAACCGATTGTCCAATGTGACAATCCTCCGAGACATGGCGTACGTGCTGCAGAACGGAAGGGAGATTTGACAACCGTGTTTTATCAGCGTCATGCGCTAGCGAGGCTGAACGATCTATCAACCCTCACAACGTTCCAGTTTGCGGATGGGGATGCATCCTCGTGTACCCAGTGGGCGACTCTGTGCTGAGAGGTTCTCTTCCGAAGCGTTCATAGCACACAAGAGGCGACACAACTTGACTGGGAAGAACGGTGCTACCGCTTATTCTGCTGTCATGCATGGAGGGTGCAATACATGGGCTCTTCACAGCGAAAGCGGggccgtcttcgcctccgggGACTTCTTTCTGCTGTGCATCATCCTGATCAAAACGTCAAGTAACTCCACCCCCGTCCGCGCCTGTCACTAACACTATCTTCTAGCCTCGCCCCTGACCAGCGAAACCCTGAAAAAAGCTTTAGCACTGCTCTCCGAACTAAAAGCACTGACAAAGATCTATACACCTCTCACGGCCGGTGGGTGCTTACTGGCACACTCGGCCAATGCCACACTTAGCGCAGCTCCATTTGACGGACAGCTGGAAGCGAACATCAACACACTGACGCATTTATACTGTAAAAGATAGTGTTTCCCGCGTAGTGATGCTGGAAGGACGCCTCCTGCCTCCCAAAAAAACACGATTATCAGACCCCTTTAAAAACAGCAGTAAGCGAGGTTGTTTCTTAGAATTGGTTCCTACAGCAGGGGGACGGGAGACTTCGGCTGACGCACCGCACAAAAGTGTTTCATCTGCCACTCTCACCAGAAGAGAAGTAACAAACTTGCAGGGCTGACCTACACTGCACACATCGACGTCACCTGTGCCAGCCAGTTTCCACCTGGCATGCTTGGCATTCCTCGCCGCCACTCCGGTACAATACCAAAATCCGATCGACGGTTTGCTTTATGCCACCTCACTTACAAGTACGATGCACGGACCCAAAGTGATCGCAGACGAGTTGAAAGTATCTGTGCTCTTCCGCACTCCTACAAGAGAGTACAACTTCGCCGGCcccgtcgcgggcggcgcctccccccgGTGTGGCGCTTTGAATACCGGCACAAGCGTCAATCACCACAAGGAACATGACGTCATATTTTCCTTCAGATTGTCCGTCGACTGGCTCCTCCAAGTGGATACCCGCGTCGGCTTAGCCGATGCACAGTCTGAAAATGTCGTTGAATACTGCAAGCAGCAAACATCAGAGATCGGTATGGGAGGCTCTGCAATACGTTCTACGCACAGACGCACTCATTAGCCACTCATTTTGCATGCAGCGGTACTCCACCCACAAAAACCTTCGCCACGGAATCGCGCCCACCGTTCAAGCCTGCCTCACCTGCATaaccgcctccgccgttAGGAACCAGATTGAATGTTTGACAGAATTTCATTGGAGGGTTGTCCTCAATCGCCAAATCGCCTGAAGCACCAAGACAAAAGCAAATGCACGTGGAGCATTCATAAAACTAACGTTTCTTCGCAGCGCCGATTCAGCATCCAGTACGACGTACAACAGATGGGAATTCGGGTCGAACTCAATATTTTACAGATGGCCTTTTCTGCCACAGCCCGCGCACAAAGCCAGGAGAATGGCAGAGAGACAAGAGGATTCATATTCATGCCTTACACacatctgcatatatatatatatacgatTCTGATACACACCCCCCATCGTACACGACTACCTacacgcggcgctgcgcacgtAAGACCAAGCTGAGGTCGGCCTCTTACCGGACACGAGGACAACGATTCCATTGTTAGGAGTTGGTTGGCAGTCGCAGGTGATGACGCTGTGCTTCACCACTACTGGAAGCTTTTGCAACTTCCCCAAAATCGCGGCAACGCCTTGGAACTG contains:
- a CDS encoding putative nuclear transport factor 2 (encoded by transcript BESB_008380), translating into MMQLNPQFDAIGKQFVQHYYATFGTQREKLAELYTDQSMLTYENEQFQGVAAILGKLQKLPVVVKHSVITCDCQPTPNNGIVVLVSGDLAIEDNPPMKFCQTFNLVPNGGGGYAVFNDIFRLCIG
- a CDS encoding hypothetical protein (encoded by transcript BESB_008370); amino-acid sequence: MALFSIFVTVVLGLTSVSSAQDIDLADLFASGGSPTGMLFELLGDEDNYRVRDVLQQIPGGMLTQSDEFKQSSATIADTAGFDCNLTDIDPACFLEEFAGRVGASWKTQDIDTQKASDLVARFLQPHGLTMSGAVAICVISPAAMPFLVDSEASELSTADVINGAKAACRKSA
- a CDS encoding hypothetical protein (encoded by transcript BESB_008360), with product MKVFLPAIAIFIFSGLSLANAEPAVSLPVLPSDTDCQGEYGPWSVCEPLEGHATHHDTDDDFKLDRGPDGEFINDCFHFQTYKILVPKSGNGRECSRKAGSKRFRYCDDCSTIPSVHKRMEAQQATDSLRTFTIIAGMFCLFAMVALTALCVRKVLKDASLRSGQVTVYAPEPPNAAVHQGYPAGVRAAHTTPAAIMTPEYHVHSAKALTPETDRNTEAGGSEYCA